A single genomic interval of Tautonia marina harbors:
- a CDS encoding sulfatase yields the protein MASRSGVRAREVPERPNVLIILVDDLGFGDLSSYGAPDLQTPNIDTLVASGLRFSNAYANCPVCSPTRAALLSGRTPDVVGVPGVIRTHERNNWGFLDPDASLLPELLREAGYHTAIVGKWHLGLESPNTPGERGFDHVHAFLGDMMDDYYTHRRHDINYMRLGDTEIDPEGHATDLFSDWAIDYLDSRKGATNPFFLYLAYNAPHTPIQPPEDWVERVRKREPGIDEARARLVALIEHLDDNIGRVLQALDANGQAENTLVLFASDNGGQLNVGARCGPYRGGKGDLYEGGIRIPMAARWPAKIEPGSSTDHVTLTMDLMPTVCDLAGAPIPEETDGQSLVPLLLGQSLPEVDRSLVFVRREGGPRYLGQDYYAIRQGPWKLVQNHPFEPFQLYHLGNDPREQHDLIAKEQEVAASLAQTLMQRIQQAGQVPWQRPKTLKGEAAR from the coding sequence ATGGCCAGCCGTTCCGGAGTGCGCGCCCGAGAAGTGCCCGAGCGGCCGAACGTCCTCATCATCCTGGTCGATGACCTGGGCTTCGGCGATCTGTCCAGCTACGGGGCTCCCGATCTTCAGACGCCGAACATCGATACCCTGGTCGCCTCCGGCCTTCGGTTCTCGAACGCCTATGCCAACTGCCCGGTCTGCTCGCCGACGCGAGCGGCCCTGCTCTCGGGCCGAACCCCGGATGTCGTGGGAGTTCCCGGGGTGATCCGAACGCACGAGCGGAACAACTGGGGGTTCCTCGATCCCGACGCCTCCCTCTTGCCCGAGTTGCTCCGCGAGGCCGGTTATCACACCGCGATCGTCGGCAAGTGGCACCTCGGTCTCGAATCGCCGAACACCCCCGGCGAGCGTGGGTTCGACCACGTCCACGCCTTCCTTGGCGACATGATGGACGACTATTACACCCATCGCCGCCACGACATCAATTACATGCGCCTCGGCGACACCGAGATCGACCCCGAAGGCCACGCCACCGACCTGTTCTCCGACTGGGCCATCGACTACCTCGACTCCCGCAAGGGGGCAACAAACCCCTTCTTCCTCTACCTTGCCTACAACGCGCCTCACACGCCGATTCAACCCCCCGAGGATTGGGTCGAGCGCGTCCGCAAGCGCGAGCCGGGGATTGACGAGGCCAGGGCCCGCCTCGTCGCCCTGATCGAGCACCTCGACGACAACATCGGCCGCGTGCTCCAGGCGCTCGACGCCAACGGCCAGGCCGAAAACACGCTTGTCCTCTTTGCCAGCGACAACGGCGGCCAGCTCAACGTAGGCGCCCGATGCGGCCCCTACCGAGGGGGGAAGGGGGATCTTTACGAAGGCGGCATCCGCATACCGATGGCCGCGCGCTGGCCTGCTAAGATTGAACCCGGCTCCTCAACCGATCACGTCACCTTGACGATGGATCTGATGCCCACCGTCTGCGACCTGGCCGGCGCGCCGATTCCTGAGGAAACCGACGGCCAATCGCTCGTCCCGTTGCTCCTGGGTCAATCCCTGCCCGAGGTCGATCGCTCGCTCGTCTTTGTCCGCCGAGAGGGTGGCCCCCGCTATCTCGGTCAGGACTACTACGCCATTCGTCAGGGGCCGTGGAAGCTCGTCCAGAATCACCCCTTCGAGCCGTTCCAGCTCTACCACCTCGGCAACGATCCCCGCGAACAGCACGATCTCATTGCTAAGGAACAGGAGGTCGCCGCCTCACTGGCTCAAACCCTGATGCAGCGCATTCAGCAAGCCGGTCAGGTCCCCTGGCAACGACCGAAGACGCTGAAAGGCGAAGCCGCTCGCTGA
- a CDS encoding ion transporter: MSDPIQWRNSWLARTSEVISGNGQVSPSRLLKSIQEGTRLRRILHELATDPIHPRDLEVDALLEQLRDTTTDRLADVLRAGSGPDPKLSTQTAKWLRAEQAYLSELLTRPDLEPIRRAALLDRFRRDLTWLSELVALVDGNVPVHPAVSAVIELDRLNDQLRAEGTPSLDPIRRQLEHRASRLRLSLLDRRVSQLLEGTVSEGTAEELWSRRFLLSRLQAEVEGLPDTIPMPPSADASEEADQRVPGPGRHVAALVERREALAVSAVEQLNRLSPEARLTAWDELLSDAREEANEILSMLEEVDSAQGGRLLSLSREDMLRLRDDCLAAGHDGAAEGLDPPAIGHLRRVARRFGRMARTARNEWQEKDLTARMQSKFGPRFPKRLDAVILVLILLLTGLLVVETAIDQSGRMTHRLEAVFAWADLAICAVFLSEFALKIALVTGRLRYLARHFVIDLLPSIPFGFITFALSGPTLIANIQILRLLRVPRLLRFLRVMRPLIRFVRLVIFALRFTDRLVRRYARIFNRNIILFELKPEICEDSRNHHLLHVIRRHYDRRAPEHLNTLDEADRLGLTDAAIEDLEARVAEIPSADWSERVDDQTRDIPIEEVVERLIELTPEELIEQMGQSFVNSVDHYLQLLDLPVIRRLPIIRPVLEHRKQGSAEAVALAANYLGHLMQRTLDVIYYVADLQATVSPPLFLDKLGRTIISATKRPAIRLLSFGLTFAALYALVYLLVPSDAGEVVAGSAAEATREVGLLHGFGLRLRAMLGWFADKLGLPVIVIGVICFVLMQLGGWFRKIANQAAEFCERVVEAQFAAQTKLLKRQLKERDQRFLDERVILPEIRLRTSDDVTADVEQGALGLSGFERAHESWTLDGQIQNLGLKPSETDFFSTLKLLYQDYLDGSPFHRNDTKASTQLLGNLALRNLSLSNLPYFIRGRRRLDRLDMSRATASLLGGPYLWFDYITRMIVQETAKLLIDYNRNAVPLDRLASSPEGVRKRYRKWLAARLHQEEDEILLPEPKGRIPLVERLAPSRRRPEADEFFETVDFTAVDFLIADPERDELIRARYGDAVASLLQSDRERNLRSAFRSLPLHRAPISQRTINLFHLYESYLAGGRLLILPFRLIWWGFRGVGYMAVRIVKVIREILNPTVSTTPDEPGESYQAAVRKIHRMRKPAFLEALWMRARFDVEYLGLPLPQVPISVGSDSLMEIDLDFIGASRHERVMAERFRNRQRSRVDWLNQLLAEFDWNFEHLLQLLERDLPHLTDRRGEVIRALVTAWVADHDDVSTLGLAVLAMRRVVAHAADPKADPRQLPEGLPETPNLSEPLWHRLQDVRRPMDDLLELPCFPKYETDQRLRITAYLRRHRRAVRAWVRVIRGQGGPDPIETLRTRFIEVMLRTDLWSDQILTLRAVQTLTMLDVQHYTELVWNLGGYDRLSPVSQVVDLPFAEPELLEEASAG; this comes from the coding sequence TTGAGTGATCCGATTCAGTGGCGGAATTCGTGGCTCGCTCGGACCTCTGAGGTCATTTCAGGCAACGGACAGGTTTCGCCGTCGCGCTTGCTCAAGTCGATTCAGGAAGGCACCCGGCTCCGCAGGATTCTCCACGAGCTGGCCACCGACCCGATCCATCCCCGCGATCTTGAAGTCGATGCGCTGCTGGAACAGCTTCGAGATACCACAACGGATCGTTTGGCGGACGTGTTGCGCGCCGGGTCGGGGCCCGATCCGAAACTCTCGACGCAAACCGCGAAGTGGCTCCGAGCCGAGCAAGCCTATCTGTCTGAGTTGCTCACTCGCCCCGATCTGGAACCGATCCGCCGCGCCGCCCTGCTCGACCGATTCCGGAGAGACCTGACCTGGCTCTCCGAGTTGGTCGCGCTGGTTGATGGCAACGTGCCGGTGCATCCGGCCGTCTCGGCGGTCATCGAGCTGGATCGCTTGAACGATCAGCTCCGAGCCGAAGGGACCCCCTCACTCGACCCGATCCGTCGGCAGCTTGAGCATCGAGCGAGCCGGCTGCGGCTGTCGCTCCTCGATCGCCGAGTCAGCCAGTTACTCGAAGGGACCGTTTCCGAAGGAACGGCCGAGGAACTCTGGTCGCGGCGGTTCTTGCTCTCCCGGCTTCAGGCGGAAGTCGAGGGCCTGCCCGACACCATTCCCATGCCGCCGTCTGCCGACGCATCCGAGGAGGCGGATCAGCGTGTTCCTGGACCGGGACGCCACGTCGCCGCCCTGGTGGAACGTCGTGAGGCACTGGCCGTCTCGGCGGTCGAGCAGCTGAATCGTCTCTCTCCCGAAGCGAGATTGACCGCCTGGGATGAGCTGTTGTCGGATGCTCGGGAGGAGGCGAACGAAATCCTCTCGATGCTTGAGGAGGTGGACTCGGCGCAGGGCGGCCGGCTGCTGAGCCTCTCTCGGGAAGACATGCTCCGGTTGCGAGACGATTGCCTGGCCGCAGGGCACGACGGGGCCGCGGAAGGGCTCGATCCTCCGGCGATCGGCCACCTGCGCCGGGTGGCTCGGCGCTTCGGCCGGATGGCCCGCACCGCTCGCAACGAGTGGCAGGAAAAAGACCTGACCGCCCGGATGCAGTCGAAATTCGGACCCAGGTTCCCCAAGCGGCTCGATGCGGTCATCCTGGTGTTGATCTTGCTCCTGACGGGCTTGCTCGTTGTGGAGACGGCCATCGACCAGTCGGGACGGATGACTCACCGGCTCGAAGCTGTGTTTGCCTGGGCCGACCTGGCAATCTGCGCGGTCTTTCTCTCGGAATTTGCCTTGAAGATCGCACTGGTCACGGGGCGGCTGAGGTATCTGGCCCGGCATTTCGTGATCGACCTGTTGCCGTCGATTCCGTTTGGGTTCATTACCTTTGCCCTGTCGGGGCCGACACTGATTGCCAACATTCAGATCCTCCGGTTGCTCCGAGTTCCCCGATTGCTGCGATTCCTGCGGGTGATGCGGCCGCTGATTCGGTTTGTTCGCCTTGTCATCTTCGCCCTCCGCTTCACCGATCGCCTGGTGCGGCGTTATGCTCGGATCTTCAACCGAAACATCATCTTGTTTGAGTTGAAGCCGGAAATCTGCGAAGACTCGCGCAATCACCATTTGCTCCATGTGATCCGGCGTCATTACGACCGACGGGCCCCGGAGCATCTCAACACGTTGGATGAGGCCGATCGACTCGGGTTGACCGATGCCGCAATCGAGGATCTGGAAGCTCGGGTGGCCGAGATTCCCTCGGCCGACTGGTCGGAACGCGTGGACGACCAGACGCGAGACATTCCGATCGAGGAGGTTGTCGAGCGGCTCATCGAGTTGACCCCCGAGGAGCTGATCGAGCAGATGGGGCAAAGCTTCGTCAACTCGGTCGATCATTATCTGCAACTGCTCGATTTGCCGGTGATCCGTCGCTTGCCGATCATCCGTCCGGTCCTCGAACATCGCAAGCAAGGCTCGGCCGAGGCCGTCGCGCTGGCGGCCAACTATCTCGGCCATCTCATGCAGCGCACGCTCGACGTGATCTACTACGTGGCCGATTTGCAGGCAACGGTTTCTCCCCCCCTCTTTCTCGACAAGCTGGGACGGACGATCATCTCTGCCACGAAGCGCCCGGCCATTCGCCTGCTGAGCTTCGGCCTGACCTTCGCGGCCCTGTATGCTCTGGTTTACCTCCTGGTTCCCAGCGACGCGGGTGAGGTGGTGGCCGGATCGGCCGCAGAGGCGACCCGAGAGGTCGGTCTGCTGCACGGGTTCGGACTGCGGCTGCGGGCGATGCTGGGATGGTTTGCCGACAAGCTCGGCTTGCCGGTCATCGTCATCGGCGTGATTTGCTTCGTGTTGATGCAACTGGGAGGCTGGTTCCGCAAGATCGCCAACCAGGCGGCCGAGTTTTGCGAACGGGTCGTCGAGGCTCAGTTTGCCGCCCAGACAAAGCTGCTCAAGCGGCAACTCAAGGAACGCGATCAGCGATTTCTGGATGAGCGGGTCATCCTTCCTGAGATCCGGCTGCGAACCTCCGACGACGTGACGGCCGACGTTGAGCAGGGGGCGCTCGGTCTGTCCGGGTTTGAGCGTGCCCACGAGTCGTGGACGCTCGATGGTCAAATCCAGAATCTGGGGCTGAAGCCTTCGGAAACGGACTTCTTTTCGACGCTCAAGCTCTTGTATCAGGATTACCTTGACGGTTCTCCGTTTCACCGGAACGACACGAAGGCGTCGACCCAGCTCCTCGGCAACCTGGCGCTGCGAAACCTGAGCCTGAGCAATCTGCCGTACTTCATCAGGGGGCGTCGGCGGCTCGATCGGCTGGATATGAGTCGGGCGACGGCGAGCTTGCTCGGGGGGCCGTACCTCTGGTTCGATTACATCACGCGGATGATCGTGCAGGAGACGGCCAAGCTCCTGATCGACTACAACCGCAATGCTGTGCCGCTCGACCGACTGGCCAGCAGTCCCGAGGGGGTTCGCAAGCGCTACCGGAAGTGGCTGGCCGCTCGGCTGCACCAGGAGGAAGATGAGATTCTCTTGCCGGAGCCGAAGGGCCGCATTCCGCTCGTGGAACGACTCGCCCCGAGCCGAAGACGGCCGGAGGCGGACGAATTCTTCGAAACCGTCGATTTCACGGCGGTCGATTTCTTGATTGCTGATCCGGAGCGAGACGAGCTGATCCGAGCCCGCTACGGAGATGCCGTGGCCTCGTTACTTCAGAGCGACCGTGAGCGGAACCTCCGAAGCGCGTTTCGGAGCCTGCCGCTGCACCGCGCTCCGATCTCGCAGCGAACCATCAACCTCTTCCATCTCTACGAGTCGTATCTGGCCGGCGGTCGCCTGCTGATCCTGCCCTTTCGCCTGATCTGGTGGGGGTTCCGAGGGGTCGGCTACATGGCCGTTCGGATCGTGAAGGTGATTCGGGAGATCCTCAACCCGACCGTCTCGACCACTCCCGACGAGCCGGGCGAATCGTATCAGGCGGCCGTTCGGAAGATTCACCGGATGCGCAAGCCGGCGTTTCTCGAAGCGCTCTGGATGCGGGCGCGGTTCGATGTCGAGTATCTGGGGCTGCCGCTGCCGCAGGTCCCCATCAGTGTCGGGAGCGATTCCTTGATGGAGATTGACCTCGACTTCATCGGGGCCTCTCGCCATGAGCGGGTCATGGCCGAGCGGTTTCGCAACCGGCAGCGCAGTCGGGTCGATTGGCTCAACCAGTTGCTGGCCGAGTTTGACTGGAACTTCGAGCATCTCCTCCAACTGCTCGAACGGGACCTACCTCATCTGACCGACCGCCGAGGCGAGGTAATCCGGGCTCTTGTCACCGCCTGGGTGGCTGACCACGACGACGTCTCCACGCTCGGTCTGGCCGTTCTGGCCATGCGGAGGGTCGTGGCCCATGCCGCCGATCCCAAGGCCGATCCCCGTCAGCTTCCCGAGGGCTTGCCCGAGACTCCGAACTTGAGTGAGCCGCTCTGGCATCGGCTCCAGGATGTCCGACGACCGATGGACGACCTGCTCGAATTGCCCTGTTTCCCGAAGTACGAGACCGATCAACGTCTTCGGATCACGGCGTACCTGCGACGGCACCGACGCGCGGTGCGCGCATGGGTCCGGGTGATCCGGGGCCAGGGAGGGCCGGACCCGATCGAAACGCTTCGGACCCGATTCATCGAGGTGATGCTTCGAACCGATCTCTGGAGCGACCAGATTCTGACGCTCCGGGCGGTTCAGACCCTGACCATGCTCGACGTGCAGCACTACACCGAGCTGGTCTGGAACCTCGGTGGCTACGACCGGCTCTCGCCGGTATCGCAGGTTGTCGACCTGCCGTTCGCAGAGCCGGAATTGCTCGAAGAAGCGTCGGCAGGCTGA
- a CDS encoding 3'(2'),5'-bisphosphate nucleotidase, which yields MSHPFEHERAVAAQAVQEAARLCRAVRGSHGPDPVAKGDKSPVTVADFGSQALICATLKAAFPDDPVMAEEDAAELRSPDRAAVRDRVVAEVNALRPGSDAETVLGWIDHGNLNRFAPRFWTLDPIDGTKGFLRGEQYAIALALIVDGRIEVAALACPNLEQSRSTVGPVGAVFLAVRGAGATVIPLDGGDQERAIQTSDRTDPSRARLCESVESGHSAHNESAVVAARLGVTEPPVRLDSQAKYATVASGEADVYLRLPTRADYQEKIWDHAAGALIVTEAGGTVTDIDGKPLDFTLGSTLANNRGVVATNGPLHDRVLAALRG from the coding sequence GTGAGCCATCCTTTTGAACACGAACGAGCGGTCGCCGCCCAGGCCGTTCAGGAAGCCGCCCGGCTCTGCCGCGCGGTCCGTGGATCACACGGCCCCGATCCCGTCGCCAAGGGGGACAAAAGCCCCGTCACCGTTGCCGATTTCGGCAGCCAGGCGCTCATCTGCGCGACCCTCAAGGCCGCCTTCCCGGACGATCCGGTGATGGCCGAGGAAGATGCCGCCGAGCTGCGATCGCCCGACCGCGCCGCCGTCCGAGACCGCGTCGTGGCCGAGGTCAACGCCCTGCGCCCTGGTTCCGACGCCGAAACGGTTCTCGGCTGGATCGATCATGGCAATCTCAACCGCTTCGCCCCTCGCTTCTGGACGCTCGATCCGATCGACGGCACCAAAGGCTTTCTCCGAGGAGAACAGTACGCCATCGCCCTGGCCCTGATCGTCGACGGCCGCATCGAAGTGGCCGCCCTGGCCTGTCCGAACCTGGAACAATCACGATCGACGGTCGGCCCGGTCGGCGCGGTCTTCCTGGCGGTTCGGGGAGCAGGGGCCACCGTGATCCCGCTTGATGGGGGCGACCAGGAACGCGCGATCCAGACCTCGGATCGAACCGATCCCTCCCGCGCCCGCCTCTGTGAATCGGTCGAATCGGGCCATAGCGCTCATAATGAATCGGCCGTCGTGGCGGCTCGCCTCGGGGTCACCGAGCCTCCCGTCCGGCTCGACAGCCAGGCCAAGTACGCCACCGTCGCCTCCGGCGAGGCTGATGTCTACCTTCGCCTGCCGACCCGCGCTGACTATCAGGAAAAAATCTGGGACCACGCCGCCGGTGCCCTCATCGTGACCGAGGCCGGCGGCACCGTGACCGACATCGACGGCAAACCGCTCGATTTTACCCTCGGCTCGACCCTGGCGAACAATCGCGGTGTCGTCGCCACCAACGGCCCCTTGCACGATCGGGTCCTGGCCGCCCTGCGCGGGTGA